From a single Roseibium algicola genomic region:
- a CDS encoding cupin domain-containing protein, which yields MSSINDRIVRYGELKPCKTAFIDAHTPGSNQKENFTIIGGGVSESPDQHVHITDKVGFNIGAAGQPPHCRNSLHNHTTAEVFFVLKGRWRFFWGRYGTAGEFVAEEGDIFNIPTGIFRGFENIGTDYGMIMAILGGDDAGGGVTWAPQVIEDAREHGLILGENGVLYDSKKGQTLPHNVSPMPLLTDEELKAFPETPVEDVVRDYVARYWDLMALAAKKPAKVIGENALLKDRPGFEVEFLTRGSISSDTITPEKPTVLMPMRGHWALSWNGGQTVLNPGDTALMLAGEAYSLEPSMTGEASLYRVVATDDPAGLTWTGN from the coding sequence ATGAGTTCGATCAACGATCGCATCGTTCGCTACGGTGAACTGAAGCCGTGCAAGACTGCCTTCATCGACGCCCATACGCCTGGCTCGAACCAGAAGGAAAACTTCACCATCATCGGCGGCGGGGTTTCGGAAAGTCCCGACCAGCACGTCCACATCACCGACAAGGTCGGCTTCAATATCGGTGCCGCGGGACAGCCGCCACATTGCCGCAACTCGCTTCACAACCACACCACAGCCGAAGTCTTCTTCGTTTTGAAGGGACGCTGGCGCTTCTTCTGGGGCCGCTATGGCACGGCCGGCGAATTCGTTGCCGAGGAAGGCGACATCTTCAACATTCCGACCGGGATTTTTCGCGGGTTCGAGAACATCGGCACCGACTACGGAATGATCATGGCGATCCTTGGCGGCGATGATGCCGGCGGCGGCGTGACCTGGGCACCTCAGGTGATCGAGGACGCGCGGGAACACGGTCTCATCCTTGGAGAGAACGGGGTCCTCTACGACAGCAAGAAGGGCCAGACCCTGCCGCACAACGTGTCGCCGATGCCGCTTCTGACCGACGAAGAGCTGAAGGCTTTCCCGGAAACACCGGTGGAGGACGTGGTCCGCGACTATGTTGCCCGCTACTGGGACCTGATGGCGCTGGCAGCGAAAAAGCCGGCCAAGGTGATCGGCGAGAACGCTCTCCTGAAAGACAGGCCCGGTTTCGAGGTCGAGTTCCTGACGCGCGGCTCGATCTCCAGCGACACCATCACACCGGAGAAGCCGACAGTGCTGATGCCGATGCGTGGCCACTGGGCGCTGAGCTGGAACGGCGGTCAAACCGTGCTCAACCCGGGCGACACCGCCCTGATGCTCGCCGGAGAGGCTTACTCGCTTGAGCCGTCGATGACCGGCGAGGCATCGCTCTACCGGGTTGTCGCCACAGATGATCCCGCCGGCCTGACCTGGACCGGGAACTGA
- a CDS encoding RraA family protein, with product MDQELLELLKRVDTPTVCNAIEVVEGKRGFNGFTRGTMLCSAPEGGAMVGYASTVKIAALEPPTEPADVIRARRMEYYRRMAEAPKPSIAVIEDVDFPHCIGAYWGEVNTSIHKAFGMSGALTNGVMRDLGDMAEGFPVVAGSIGPSHGFVHVRELGTPVSIFGLTVQDGDLVHADRHGAVVIPAEVIPGLKEGIAKLFASEKIVLEATAKGPMDFAAFEKVWKAFEAARV from the coding sequence ATGGATCAGGAACTTCTGGAACTGCTGAAACGCGTGGATACGCCGACGGTCTGCAATGCCATCGAGGTTGTCGAGGGCAAGCGCGGCTTCAACGGCTTCACACGAGGCACCATGCTGTGCAGCGCACCGGAGGGTGGCGCGATGGTGGGCTATGCCTCAACGGTCAAGATCGCCGCACTCGAGCCACCCACAGAGCCTGCGGACGTCATCCGCGCCCGCCGCATGGAATACTACCGGCGCATGGCCGAGGCCCCCAAACCCTCGATAGCCGTCATCGAGGACGTGGATTTCCCGCATTGCATCGGGGCCTACTGGGGCGAGGTGAATACTTCGATCCACAAGGCCTTCGGCATGTCCGGTGCCCTGACCAACGGGGTCATGCGCGACCTCGGCGATATGGCAGAAGGATTTCCGGTCGTCGCGGGTTCCATCGGCCCCAGCCACGGGTTCGTGCATGTTCGCGAGTTGGGCACGCCTGTCAGCATCTTTGGGCTGACTGTCCAGGATGGTGACCTGGTCCACGCCGACCGCCATGGCGCCGTGGTCATTCCAGCGGAGGTCATACCCGGCCTTAAAGAAGGTATTGCCAAGCTCTTTGCCTCGGAAAAGATCGTTCTGGAAGCCACAGCAAAAGGACCGATGGACTTTGCCGCCTTCGAGAAGGTCTGGAAGGCCTTCGAAGCTGCCCGCGTCTGA
- a CDS encoding LysR family transcriptional regulator yields the protein MSRQILGELEAVLAIANRGSFRAAALELGLSTTALSNLIGKLERQLGVRLFNRTTRSVSLTDAGRTFVEQVSPALRDIQDAMAAVRSQQDTPSGTLRINAFATAAREVFAPLVLAFLQRYPQVHIDLVTEGRIVDIVAEGFDLGIRTADLVPSDMIAVPLGAPRSFALVATPAYLEEHGSPGAPPDLLAHQCIRVRLPNGALYRWHFEKDGNALLIDVEGPITLDEASLARMAVLDGIGIGFFMEANVRDDIAAGRLERVLQDWTPPTSPLCLYYPGRKNPSAAFRAFVNMARELGKAATRRDLFPAEQ from the coding sequence ATGTCACGTCAGATCCTTGGAGAACTTGAAGCAGTTCTGGCCATCGCCAATCGAGGGTCTTTCCGTGCAGCGGCGCTCGAACTCGGGCTGTCGACGACGGCGCTCAGCAACCTTATTGGCAAGTTGGAACGGCAACTCGGCGTTCGTCTGTTCAATCGCACCACGCGAAGTGTCTCGTTGACCGATGCCGGTCGAACCTTCGTCGAGCAGGTGTCTCCCGCACTGCGTGACATCCAGGACGCAATGGCAGCCGTGCGCTCGCAACAGGACACGCCTTCGGGGACATTGCGCATCAATGCTTTCGCAACAGCTGCCCGGGAAGTGTTTGCGCCTCTCGTTCTGGCGTTCCTGCAGCGCTACCCACAGGTTCACATCGATCTCGTTACCGAAGGCCGGATCGTCGATATCGTCGCCGAAGGGTTCGATTTGGGAATCCGGACCGCCGACCTGGTGCCAAGCGACATGATCGCCGTGCCGCTGGGGGCGCCTCGCAGCTTTGCCTTGGTCGCCACCCCCGCCTACCTCGAAGAACATGGGAGTCCGGGCGCCCCACCCGATCTTCTGGCACACCAATGCATCCGCGTCCGACTGCCAAACGGTGCACTTTATCGCTGGCATTTCGAGAAGGATGGCAACGCCCTCCTGATCGACGTGGAGGGTCCGATTACACTTGATGAAGCTTCGCTTGCACGAATGGCCGTTCTCGACGGGATCGGGATCGGGTTTTTCATGGAAGCCAACGTGCGCGACGACATCGCTGCCGGGCGACTTGAACGGGTCCTGCAGGATTGGACCCCGCCAACGTCGCCGCTCTGTCTCTATTATCCCGGGCGCAAAAACCCTTCGGCTGCCTTCCGGGCTTTCGTCAATATGGCACGGGAACTTGGCAAGGCAGCCACGCGAAGAGATCTATTTCCGGCTGAGCAATGA
- a CDS encoding LacI family DNA-binding transcriptional regulator, which produces MSKEKVTLSEVAKLAGVSQSAVSRAFTPGSSVSQKTRDRIEAAAEELGYRPNPIARAMITGRSRIIGLVVAYLENQFYPLAIERLSRALQARGYHILIFLAENQEDDVTRVVDELLDYRVDGIITASVAITNDLTTRCEDAGIPIVMFNRGQDDNRLSSVTSDNLAGGRTVANFLVACGHERIAHIAGWQGSSTGRDRARGFTEALAEHGREPCAVLDGKYSTDVARQLARELFGSADRPDAVFVGNDHMALPVMDVLRFELGLSVPGDVAVVGYDDVPVAGWPTYDLTTVRQSVNRMVEATVETLLGRVEGHTEPTRILIPGDLIQRGSTRKLDPFGT; this is translated from the coding sequence ATGAGCAAGGAAAAGGTCACACTCAGCGAAGTCGCAAAGCTGGCAGGGGTTTCCCAGTCGGCAGTCAGCCGTGCATTCACGCCGGGCTCCAGCGTCTCGCAGAAGACCCGCGACCGCATCGAGGCGGCAGCCGAGGAACTCGGATACCGACCGAACCCGATCGCGCGGGCGATGATTACCGGCAGAAGCCGCATCATCGGCCTCGTCGTGGCCTACCTTGAAAACCAGTTCTATCCGCTCGCAATCGAGCGTCTCAGCCGGGCCTTGCAGGCCAGGGGCTATCACATCCTGATCTTTCTGGCGGAGAACCAGGAGGACGATGTCACCCGCGTGGTCGACGAATTGCTCGATTACCGCGTCGACGGCATCATCACGGCCTCTGTTGCGATCACCAACGACCTGACCACACGCTGCGAGGACGCCGGCATCCCGATCGTCATGTTCAATCGCGGTCAGGACGACAACCGCCTGTCGTCGGTAACCTCCGACAACCTTGCAGGCGGCCGGACCGTCGCCAACTTCCTGGTCGCCTGCGGACATGAACGGATCGCCCATATCGCCGGTTGGCAGGGATCTTCGACCGGGCGCGACCGCGCACGCGGCTTCACTGAGGCGCTTGCCGAACACGGCCGCGAGCCCTGCGCCGTGCTCGACGGCAAATACAGTACCGATGTGGCGCGCCAGCTTGCGCGCGAGCTCTTCGGTTCAGCGGACAGACCGGACGCGGTATTCGTCGGCAACGACCATATGGCACTTCCCGTGATGGACGTTCTGCGTTTCGAACTGGGGCTTTCCGTACCGGGCGACGTCGCTGTGGTCGGCTACGATGATGTGCCCGTTGCAGGCTGGCCGACCTATGACCTTACGACAGTCCGCCAGTCGGTGAACCGGATGGTCGAGGCAACAGTCGAGACATTGCTTGGCCGCGTCGAGGGACACACAGAGCCCACACGCATCCTGATCCCGGGCGATTTGATCCAGCGCGGCTCCACGCGCAAGCTGGACCCGTTCGGCACATGA
- a CDS encoding alpha/beta fold hydrolase — MTRLPLVLIPGMMCDARLYGPQIAAFSGSRALHLAPICNEDNVEALAAAILSGAPQRFALAGLSMGGIVAMEVVRQAPERVERLALLDTNPRAELDTVKEKRAPQMAAVRAGGLSDVMRLEVIPNFAHDRSTAADLESLALDMAEGLGPEVFLRQSKALIDRPSQTETLRAYKGKALVLTGESDRLCPLDRHTQMAELLQNSVLEIIVQAGHLTTLEQPAATNAALGRWLED; from the coding sequence ATGACGCGTCTCCCGCTAGTCCTGATCCCCGGCATGATGTGCGACGCCCGGCTCTACGGGCCGCAGATCGCTGCCTTTTCCGGGTCGCGTGCACTGCATCTTGCTCCGATCTGCAACGAGGACAATGTCGAGGCCCTGGCAGCGGCGATCCTTTCCGGTGCACCGCAACGCTTTGCGCTCGCGGGCCTTTCCATGGGCGGGATCGTCGCCATGGAGGTCGTGAGGCAGGCGCCCGAACGTGTGGAGCGTCTGGCACTTCTCGACACCAATCCACGTGCCGAACTGGACACGGTGAAGGAAAAGCGGGCGCCACAAATGGCGGCGGTCCGCGCAGGTGGGCTCTCGGATGTCATGCGCCTCGAGGTCATTCCAAATTTCGCACATGACAGGTCGACCGCCGCCGACCTCGAGAGCCTTGCGCTTGACATGGCCGAAGGCCTCGGACCCGAGGTCTTCCTGCGCCAGTCGAAAGCGCTGATTGACCGCCCGTCACAGACCGAAACGCTGCGCGCCTACAAGGGCAAGGCTCTGGTCCTGACCGGCGAGAGCGACAGGCTCTGCCCCCTTGATCGGCATACACAGATGGCCGAACTGCTTCAGAACTCGGTTCTGGAAATCATCGTACAAGCCGGTCACCTGACGACACTGGAACAGCCTGCGGCAACGAACGCCGCACTCGGACGATGGCTTGAGGACTAG